Proteins encoded by one window of Triplophysa rosa linkage group LG19, Trosa_1v2, whole genome shotgun sequence:
- the LOC130570161 gene encoding apoptosis-inducing factor 3-like isoform X1 gives MSKCSAVINSCNGFSHVLIIGSGPAGLVCAETLRQEGFTDRIVMCTMDKHPPYDRPKLSKSLESTAEQLQMRAAEFFQMHDIEVLLEKEVR, from the exons ATGTCAAAGTGTTCAGCTGTCATCAATTCCTGCAATGGATTCAGCCACGTTCTCATTATTGGATCAG GTCCTGCTGGTCTGGTGTGCGCTGAGACCCTAAGACAGGAGGGCTTTACGGATCGTATTGTGATGTGCACCATGGACAAACATCCACCGTACGACAGGCCTAAACTGAGTAAG TCTCTGGAGAGCACAGCCGAACAGCTGCAGATGAGAGCCGCCGAGTTCTTTCAGATGCACGACATTGAGGTACTGCTAGAAAAAGAGGTGAGATGA
- the LOC130570161 gene encoding apoptosis-inducing factor 3-like isoform X2, translated as MSKCSAVINSCNGFSHVLIIGSGPAGLVCAETLRQEGFTDRIVMCTMDKHPPYDRPKLISGEHSRTAADESRRVLSDARH; from the exons ATGTCAAAGTGTTCAGCTGTCATCAATTCCTGCAATGGATTCAGCCACGTTCTCATTATTGGATCAG GTCCTGCTGGTCTGGTGTGCGCTGAGACCCTAAGACAGGAGGGCTTTACGGATCGTATTGTGATGTGCACCATGGACAAACATCCACCGTACGACAGGCCTAAACTGA TCTCTGGAGAGCACAGCCGAACAGCTGCAGATGAGAGCCGCCGAGTTCTTTCAGATGCACGACATTGA